The Pelosinus sp. IPA-1 genome contains a region encoding:
- a CDS encoding PAS domain S-box protein, with translation MAETKTIEGADFLQKILDTISQPIFFKDNTGKYLGCNKAFENFHELSKNEILGKTILDIESTKLGQIYHQQDVDLLTKGQVEKRDLVFIKNDRVLMMNKNTYLNTDGSLGGLVGVINDITELKENQQQLRESQEQLKVLITSIQDMIFTLNVEGRCTGFYGQWATKAGVLDAEYIGETLHHIFADSYEEFERDIFPKVLAGQDVMYECQLGSVMGGKQAQISLSPIYNENHQIAGVVGVGRDVTVQQMVVEALRESENMYRGLVDTTPYGIILTDISGRIQIVNQQSAFLHNFDDLEEMMGKNFFSLVESEEQKRMQGLFSKVIEKGKAQKAEFSLVKHKGGSFLSEVITSSVVDAQGNPKFFINVERDITEEKSMQEVLKGKNEELHFTIAQLKVAQVKLVQQEKLAGIGQLAAGVAHEINNPLGFVISNYSTLKNYVERLRTIIQEYSNVKMVAEKIDDPNLTEFVAKMNQLEKEKKINFVLEDIQDLFKESNDGLERVGKIVTGLRNFARIDQETDFQEYDLNEGIKNTLVVARNEIKYCANVEENLGDIPCIEAVGSHINQVLLNIIVNAGQAIKQKQVEALGLIRITTYTFGEFVYCEISDDGVGIAEENKEKIFEAFFTTKPIGQGTGLGLSISHDIIVNKHHGEIILDSTVGIGTVFIMKLPIKQTNQSI, from the coding sequence TTGGCAGAGACGAAGACAATAGAGGGGGCAGATTTTTTACAAAAAATTCTTGATACCATCTCACAGCCAATTTTCTTTAAAGATAATACAGGCAAATATTTAGGATGTAATAAAGCCTTTGAGAATTTTCATGAATTATCTAAAAATGAAATTCTAGGAAAAACCATATTGGATATAGAGTCGACGAAACTTGGTCAAATATATCATCAGCAAGATGTAGACTTACTTACTAAAGGTCAAGTGGAAAAACGAGACCTTGTTTTTATAAAAAATGATCGTGTTTTAATGATGAATAAAAACACCTATCTAAATACGGATGGTTCTCTAGGAGGTTTAGTTGGGGTTATTAATGATATTACTGAGTTAAAAGAAAACCAACAGCAGCTACGGGAGAGTCAAGAACAATTAAAAGTACTGATAACATCGATCCAAGATATGATATTTACATTGAATGTAGAAGGACGCTGCACAGGTTTTTATGGACAATGGGCCACAAAGGCTGGCGTACTCGATGCAGAATACATTGGAGAGACATTACATCATATATTTGCTGATAGTTACGAAGAGTTTGAAAGGGATATTTTCCCTAAGGTATTAGCGGGGCAAGATGTTATGTATGAATGTCAGCTAGGTAGTGTTATGGGGGGGAAACAGGCGCAGATATCTTTATCCCCTATTTATAATGAAAATCATCAAATTGCTGGTGTTGTAGGCGTGGGAAGAGATGTCACTGTCCAGCAAATGGTAGTGGAAGCCCTAAGGGAAAGTGAAAATATGTATAGGGGGCTGGTAGATACAACGCCTTATGGTATCATTCTGACAGATATTAGTGGAAGAATCCAAATCGTTAACCAACAGTCCGCTTTTTTACATAACTTCGATGATCTTGAAGAAATGATGGGTAAGAACTTCTTTTCTTTGGTAGAATCGGAAGAACAAAAACGCATGCAAGGGCTTTTTTCTAAAGTAATTGAAAAGGGTAAGGCGCAAAAGGCCGAATTTAGTTTAGTAAAACACAAGGGTGGATCTTTTCTTAGCGAGGTTATAACTTCATCCGTAGTAGACGCACAAGGAAACCCAAAATTCTTCATTAACGTGGAACGTGATATTACAGAAGAAAAAAGTATGCAGGAAGTTTTAAAAGGAAAAAATGAAGAACTGCATTTTACAATAGCCCAATTAAAAGTTGCACAAGTTAAACTTGTGCAGCAGGAAAAATTGGCTGGGATTGGCCAACTAGCTGCAGGGGTTGCTCATGAGATAAATAATCCTCTGGGTTTTGTTATTAGCAATTACTCTACCCTAAAAAATTATGTAGAACGTTTGCGAACCATTATTCAGGAATATAGCAATGTAAAAATGGTAGCAGAAAAAATCGATGATCCTAACCTGACAGAATTTGTTGCGAAAATGAATCAACTAGAGAAGGAAAAAAAGATTAACTTTGTATTGGAAGATATTCAAGATCTATTTAAGGAATCAAATGATGGCTTGGAACGGGTTGGTAAAATTGTTACCGGTCTTCGTAACTTCGCTAGAATTGATCAAGAGACAGACTTTCAAGAATATGACTTGAATGAAGGGATAAAAAATACACTAGTGGTTGCTAGAAATGAAATAAAATACTGTGCCAATGTGGAAGAAAATTTAGGTGATATTCCATGTATTGAGGCAGTCGGCAGCCATATTAATCAGGTATTATTAAATATAATAGTAAACGCGGGTCAGGCTATTAAACAAAAGCAGGTAGAAGCACTAGGTTTGATACGAATTACTACATATACCTTTGGTGAATTTGTTTACTGTGAAATCTCTGATGATGGTGTTGGGATAGCAGAAGAGAATAAAGAGAAGATTTTTGAGGCATTTTTTACCACCAAGCCAATCGGTCAAGGAACTGGTTTAGGTTTGAGCATATCCCATGATATTATTGTCAACAAACATCATGGTGAAATTATCCTCGATAGTACTGTAGGGATAGGTACTGTGTTTATTATGAAACTTCCAATTAAGCAGACTAATCAAAGTATATAG
- a CDS encoding response regulator, whose product MGNVSGNEQGVSSVLFVDDEANILSSIRRAVIDEKYVSYFAGSGLEALGIMEKNEISVIVTDMRMPGMDGLQLLKIVKEKYPNTVKIVLSGYTQLSQVLATVNQADIFNFIAKPWDMETELKYVIDKALEHYQLKKNEAQLKEKLEIRNMAYQNVLKKMEFNANHRERQLQHIRKINKLLLESIERIDDNESKFLAMLLNDYIEKLPGGADEFSVDKLVEALKILVTADPLYSSATCKVDNVWQGGVCGNYDLIQLAVASLLKIIPAHHYGKGLYIQISVKEKEDKVVLDFTIFFLDADGIYKDQFSQHSYQAMEKVISEIMGGKFTALRKDEKQSIQLEFILEKSQQ is encoded by the coding sequence ATGGGAAACGTATCAGGAAACGAACAAGGTGTATCTTCTGTTTTATTTGTTGACGATGAAGCTAATATTCTAAGTTCCATACGCCGGGCAGTGATTGATGAGAAATATGTATCTTATTTCGCAGGGAGCGGTTTGGAAGCTCTAGGTATTATGGAAAAGAATGAGATTAGCGTAATTGTTACAGATATGAGAATGCCTGGAATGGACGGATTGCAATTACTAAAGATTGTAAAAGAAAAGTATCCTAATACGGTGAAAATTGTATTATCTGGATATACTCAATTATCCCAAGTATTAGCAACGGTAAATCAGGCAGATATTTTTAATTTTATTGCCAAGCCTTGGGATATGGAAACGGAACTCAAATATGTAATTGATAAAGCTCTTGAGCACTATCAACTTAAGAAAAACGAAGCTCAACTTAAAGAAAAATTAGAAATACGCAATATGGCTTATCAAAATGTTTTGAAAAAGATGGAATTTAATGCAAACCACAGAGAAAGGCAACTACAACATATTAGAAAAATCAATAAATTACTATTAGAATCGATAGAAAGAATTGATGACAATGAAAGTAAGTTCTTAGCAATGCTGCTGAATGATTATATAGAAAAATTGCCTGGAGGGGCGGATGAATTTTCTGTAGATAAACTAGTTGAGGCACTAAAAATCTTAGTTACGGCAGACCCTCTATATAGTTCGGCAACTTGTAAAGTCGATAATGTTTGGCAGGGGGGAGTTTGTGGAAATTATGATTTAATTCAACTTGCTGTAGCTTCTTTACTGAAGATTATTCCTGCACATCATTATGGTAAAGGCTTGTATATTCAAATCTCAGTAAAAGAGAAAGAGGATAAAGTAGTATTAGATTTCACCATCTTTTTTCTGGATGCTGATGGTATCTATAAAGATCAGTTTTCTCAACATTCTTATCAAGCAATGGAGAAAGTTATAAGTGAAATTATGGGTGGGAAATTTACGGCATTGCGTAAGGATGAGAAACAAAGCATACAATTAGAGTTTATTTTAGAAAAATCTCAACAGTAA
- a CDS encoding cupin domain-containing protein, translating to MEKKFIKNIEFSTALEMASLVEYQEGRVVSLTLVQNDALTLTLFAFAKGEAVSTHSAPGDAMVYILDGEASITVGENKFAARKGQTLVMPSNIPHGLDAIENFKMMLILVKQ from the coding sequence ATGGAAAAAAAATTCATTAAAAATATCGAGTTTAGCACTGCCTTAGAAATGGCTAGTTTAGTAGAATATCAAGAGGGACGCGTAGTTAGTCTTACGCTAGTGCAAAACGATGCACTTACCCTAACACTTTTTGCTTTCGCCAAGGGAGAAGCTGTGAGCACGCATTCCGCACCTGGCGATGCTATGGTCTACATACTTGACGGTGAGGCCAGTATTACTGTAGGGGAAAATAAGTTTGCTGCCCGCAAGGGACAAACTCTAGTTATGCCTTCTAATATTCCTCATGGTTTGGATGCTATAGAAAATTTTAAAATGATGCTAATTTTAGTAAAACAATAA
- the asnB gene encoding asparagine synthase (glutamine-hydrolyzing), whose amino-acid sequence MCGITGWIDWERNLENEGHIVGNMMETLAARGPDASGMYLSKHAAFGHRRLSVVDLVNGAQPMIRDRGEQRYVITYNGELYNTPELRQVLESKGYTFRTTCDTEVLLTAYIEWGPSCVEQFNGIFAFGIWDERQQTLFLARDRIGVKPLFYTNKGNWLLFGSELKALLAHPEVRPQVDSEGLAEVFIIGPGRTPGHGVFKGIDELRPGHSMLYSRSGVKISQYWALESMPHKDDFDTTVSTVRELLQDIVKRQLVADVPVCTLLSGGLDSSALTALAAINYRQDGLGGIHTYSVDYLNNEQYFKANDFQPNSDAPWVRRVSDLYATSHHNIILDTPELAGSLPNAAISRDLPGMADVDTSLYLFCREIKKGATVALSGECADEVFGGYPWFYREEMINASSFPWAPKPEVRMEWLSPELGLKTKPHEYLKRRYHEALAEVPQLPGEDAQSARMREIFYLSLTRWMPTLLDRKDRMSMAFGLEVRVPYCDHRLVEYVWNVPWSMKNYHEREKGLLRHALVGILPEDVLWRKKSPYPKTHNPSYLSTVRQWVLRILDDPSSPLKNVVDVAKVRSMAQPDSPISNIPWFGQLMTNAQLFAYLIQVDTWLREYKVEMV is encoded by the coding sequence ATGTGTGGAATTACTGGATGGATCGACTGGGAAAGAAATCTTGAGAATGAAGGTCATATAGTAGGGAATATGATGGAAACATTAGCTGCTCGTGGCCCTGATGCTTCAGGTATGTATTTATCAAAACACGCAGCATTTGGTCATAGACGCTTGAGTGTAGTTGATCTTGTGAATGGTGCCCAGCCTATGATTAGAGATAGAGGGGAACAACGGTACGTAATTACTTATAATGGAGAACTTTATAACACACCTGAGTTACGGCAAGTATTAGAGTCTAAAGGATATACCTTCCGTACAACTTGCGATACGGAGGTTTTGCTAACTGCCTATATAGAGTGGGGACCCTCTTGTGTAGAACAATTTAATGGGATATTTGCTTTTGGTATTTGGGATGAGAGACAGCAAACCTTGTTTCTTGCACGTGATCGGATCGGAGTCAAACCTCTATTTTATACCAACAAAGGGAATTGGCTTTTATTTGGCTCAGAGCTAAAAGCATTGCTGGCACATCCTGAGGTTCGCCCACAGGTTGATAGTGAAGGTTTAGCAGAGGTATTTATCATTGGACCTGGTCGGACTCCAGGGCACGGTGTATTTAAAGGCATAGATGAATTAAGGCCTGGACATAGTATGTTATATAGTCGAAGTGGCGTAAAGATAAGTCAATATTGGGCGCTGGAAAGTATGCCTCATAAAGATGACTTTGATACCACAGTCAGTACGGTTCGGGAGCTTTTACAGGATATTGTTAAACGTCAATTAGTTGCTGATGTTCCAGTATGTACCTTATTATCGGGCGGGCTTGACTCAAGTGCATTAACTGCATTGGCGGCTATTAACTACCGCCAAGATGGATTAGGAGGTATTCATACATATTCTGTAGATTACCTGAATAATGAGCAATATTTTAAGGCAAACGATTTTCAACCTAATTCAGACGCTCCTTGGGTGCGCCGTGTTTCTGATTTATATGCTACTTCCCACCATAATATAATATTGGATACACCCGAATTAGCTGGTAGTTTACCGAACGCTGCAATTTCACGGGATTTACCAGGAATGGCGGATGTAGATACTTCCTTATATTTGTTTTGCCGGGAAATTAAAAAAGGAGCTACAGTTGCCTTATCAGGCGAATGTGCTGATGAAGTATTTGGTGGCTATCCTTGGTTTTATCGTGAAGAAATGATCAATGCCTCAAGCTTTCCTTGGGCACCAAAACCTGAGGTGCGGATGGAATGGTTATCTCCTGAGCTAGGGCTTAAGACTAAGCCTCATGAGTATTTAAAACGACGCTATCATGAAGCATTAGCTGAGGTGCCACAGTTACCAGGTGAGGATGCTCAATCGGCTCGTATGCGAGAAATATTTTATCTGAGTCTAACACGTTGGATGCCTACCCTGCTTGACCGCAAAGATCGTATGAGTATGGCTTTCGGTCTTGAGGTAAGAGTTCCTTATTGTGATCATCGACTAGTCGAATATGTATGGAACGTACCTTGGAGTATGAAAAATTACCATGAAAGAGAAAAAGGTTTATTAAGGCATGCTTTAGTTGGAATTTTGCCCGAGGATGTTTTATGGAGAAAGAAAAGTCCATATCCCAAAACTCATAATCCATCCTATTTGAGCACCGTACGTCAGTGGGTATTACGTATTTTAGATGATCCTTCTTCCCCGTTAAAAAATGTAGTGGATGTAGCTAAAGTGCGTTCTATGGCGCAACCTGATTCCCCAATATCTAATATACCCTGGTTTGGTCAGCTCATGACAAATGCCCAGTTATTTGCCTATTTAATTCAAGTAGATACTTGGCTAAGAGAGTATAAGGTGGAAATGGTATAA
- a CDS encoding methyl-accepting chemotaxis protein, translated as MNILNDMKVSLKLSILIVISFLSMSIIGYTGYYYLQQSNADINSMYEDQLVPIALINANRAHINKVNGAILELMITTDNNRNNELKKIIDEQVKAFNENMVELEKANLDEKAKEQLNGIKTTIGKYRVARQPVIDLALQNKNVEAYALYVATVESVASDTINKCTDLSTYSVQMAKQTHEDSKISFERSKHIAIGIILVSLLILGLSGWYITKIIANPLNTMVLICNEFAAGDFRDKTRRILRKDEIGQVGDALAGMRVSIRNLMKQISDSSEQLAASSEELTASADQSAQAANQVAASITDVAHGAEKQLSVADNTSAVVQQMSVTIQQVAVNANEVSDQSAQAANKANEGNTLVDKAINQMSHIEQTVNTSALVVAKLGERSKEIGQIVDTISGIASQTNLLALNAAIEAARAGEQGRGFAVVAEEVRKLAEQSQDAAKHIAELIGEIQGDTDKAVIAMNDGTREVKLGAEVVNDSGKAFQEIAFLINKVSDQTKEISTAIEQMAINGQHIVGSVKQIDELSKKASGEAQTVSAATQEQSASMEEIASSSQALAHLAMNLREAVSKFQV; from the coding sequence ATGAACATATTAAACGACATGAAAGTAAGCCTTAAATTAAGTATACTAATTGTTATTTCATTCTTATCCATGAGTATTATAGGATATACAGGATATTATTATCTTCAGCAGTCAAATGCAGATATTAACTCAATGTATGAGGATCAATTAGTGCCAATTGCTCTTATAAATGCAAATCGTGCTCATATTAATAAAGTTAATGGAGCTATACTGGAATTAATGATTACAACGGATAATAATAGAAATAACGAGCTAAAAAAGATTATAGATGAGCAGGTAAAAGCCTTTAATGAAAATATGGTAGAGCTTGAAAAAGCCAATTTAGATGAGAAGGCAAAGGAACAGTTAAATGGGATTAAAACAACCATAGGAAAGTATCGCGTTGCTAGACAACCAGTTATTGACTTGGCGCTTCAAAATAAAAATGTAGAAGCGTATGCACTCTACGTTGCTACGGTGGAATCAGTAGCGAGTGACACGATTAATAAATGCACAGACCTTTCAACATATAGTGTCCAAATGGCAAAACAAACACACGAGGATAGTAAAATATCATTCGAAAGATCAAAACATATTGCCATTGGCATTATTCTAGTATCCTTACTTATTTTAGGATTGAGTGGGTGGTATATAACCAAAATTATAGCCAATCCGTTAAATACAATGGTGTTGATTTGTAACGAATTTGCAGCAGGTGATTTTCGAGATAAAACGCGAAGAATTCTTAGAAAAGACGAAATTGGTCAAGTGGGCGATGCTTTGGCGGGTATGCGTGTCTCTATTCGAAATTTGATGAAACAGATCAGTGATTCTTCTGAGCAATTGGCAGCCTCATCGGAGGAATTGACTGCTAGTGCAGATCAATCGGCTCAAGCTGCAAACCAAGTGGCTGCATCCATTACCGACGTGGCACATGGTGCAGAAAAACAATTAAGTGTGGCGGATAACACATCAGCTGTGGTTCAGCAGATGTCAGTTACTATCCAGCAAGTTGCTGTCAATGCCAATGAAGTATCTGATCAATCAGCACAGGCTGCAAATAAGGCAAATGAAGGTAATACGTTAGTGGATAAGGCGATCAATCAGATGTCACACATAGAACAGACTGTTAATACCTCGGCTTTAGTAGTAGCAAAATTGGGAGAGCGTTCTAAGGAAATTGGGCAGATTGTAGATACGATCTCTGGTATTGCTAGTCAGACAAACTTATTAGCTTTAAATGCTGCTATCGAAGCAGCGCGTGCGGGAGAACAAGGCCGTGGCTTTGCTGTAGTGGCAGAAGAAGTTCGTAAGTTAGCAGAACAATCGCAAGATGCAGCTAAGCATATTGCCGAACTGATTGGCGAAATTCAAGGAGATACTGACAAAGCAGTAATAGCAATGAATGATGGTACTCGCGAAGTTAAGCTGGGGGCAGAAGTAGTAAATGATAGTGGCAAGGCTTTCCAGGAAATTGCATTTCTGATAAACAAAGTATCTGACCAAACAAAAGAAATATCAACCGCCATAGAGCAGATGGCGATTAATGGTCAACACATTGTTGGCTCAGTAAAGCAAATTGATGAACTGAGTAAAAAGGCCTCTGGAGAAGCGCAGACCGTATCTGCCGCAACACAAGAGCAATCTGCATCTATGGAAGAAATCGCTTCATCCAGCCAAGCGCTAGCCCATTTAGCAATGAATCTTCGGGAAGCTGTTAGTAAATTTCAAGTGTAA
- a CDS encoding iron-containing alcohol dehydrogenase: MHFSYYMPTKIHFGCGEFEKAPAYIGMVGKRVLIVTGKYAMKKYGFTKILVEGLTSLGIQSALFEGVSANPLASEVNQCVEKFANWQPDVVVALGGGSAIDAGKGIVLGLSTREKVEPYLLGQSPITHVDIPLIAIPTTAGTGSETNWAAILTDEYSGIKTSFRHKGLFPCMAIVDPQLTVSLLPGNTVETGFDVFAHAVETYISKSGVAPLIATHSLAAIRLVGQYLPQVLINGQDITARTNMMYASMLMGFNLANSSTCLPHRLQYPIGVKTNSSHGSGLMALFKSWLDITYEISEEKFNCIGEALSGNPCRNKEEFMLAYQQFTQSIHRNGSLADFSLGKEDIRYLASKVTGSLANDPAGEIPEIVEKIYNGACK; this comes from the coding sequence ATGCATTTTTCATATTATATGCCGACGAAAATACATTTTGGTTGTGGTGAGTTTGAAAAGGCTCCCGCTTATATTGGAATGGTTGGTAAAAGAGTGCTCATTGTAACAGGCAAATATGCTATGAAGAAGTATGGATTTACTAAGATATTAGTAGAGGGACTTACTTCTTTAGGGATACAGTCTGCATTATTTGAAGGTGTTAGTGCCAACCCTCTAGCTAGCGAAGTCAACCAGTGTGTTGAAAAATTTGCAAACTGGCAACCCGATGTTGTAGTAGCCCTTGGCGGGGGAAGTGCGATTGATGCTGGCAAGGGAATTGTTCTTGGGTTATCAACTAGGGAAAAAGTAGAACCTTATTTATTAGGGCAATCTCCCATCACCCATGTTGATATTCCTCTGATTGCCATTCCTACGACAGCTGGTACAGGGTCGGAAACCAATTGGGCGGCGATTTTAACGGATGAGTACAGTGGAATAAAAACCAGTTTTCGTCATAAGGGGCTCTTTCCCTGTATGGCAATTGTGGATCCGCAGTTAACAGTGTCTTTATTGCCTGGAAATACTGTAGAGACTGGTTTTGATGTATTTGCTCATGCTGTTGAAACCTATATATCGAAAAGTGGGGTAGCCCCCTTAATTGCCACTCATTCACTGGCCGCCATACGATTGGTTGGACAATATCTGCCTCAAGTGCTTATAAATGGTCAAGATATAACAGCCCGTACCAATATGATGTATGCCAGTATGCTGATGGGCTTTAATCTAGCTAATTCTAGTACCTGTTTACCCCATCGGTTGCAATATCCGATTGGAGTAAAAACGAATAGTAGTCATGGTAGTGGATTGATGGCGCTATTTAAGAGTTGGTTAGATATTACCTATGAGATTTCGGAAGAAAAGTTTAATTGTATTGGAGAGGCATTAAGTGGTAATCCTTGCAGGAATAAGGAGGAATTTATGCTGGCATACCAGCAATTTACCCAAAGTATACATAGGAATGGGAGTTTGGCAGATTTTTCTTTAGGAAAAGAGGATATACGCTATTTGGCTAGTAAAGTAACAGGGAGCTTAGCCAATGATCCTGCAGGGGAGATCCCTGAAATTGTAGAGAAGATATATAATGGAGCATGTAAATGA
- a CDS encoding decaprenyl-phosphate phosphoribosyltransferase has protein sequence MSTLAEEIVKKDKSGSKALPYLMVLRPKQWTKNLLVFAALIFSIKTVNIHMLLKAVVGFALFCIVSSCVYIINDYMDREADSRHPEKKYRPIASGRLDPIRALVFGSTLLCCALGMAYLLDPWFSLLLFGYFMINVAYSIKLKQVVIVDIMVIAFGFVLRAIGGGLVIDVSFTPWFLICTMLLALFLAISKRRHELYLLSENKGEHRKVLEQYSPELLNQLNSIVTTAAIMSYSLFTFTSGHTIQLMWTIPLVMYGIFRYLYLIHMKGKGGRPEKVLVEDGHILATVSLFAIMVASILYYFE, from the coding sequence ATGAGTACTTTGGCAGAGGAAATCGTCAAAAAGGATAAATCCGGGAGCAAGGCATTACCCTATCTTATGGTGTTGCGTCCCAAGCAATGGACAAAAAATTTATTAGTATTTGCTGCTTTGATTTTTTCAATCAAAACAGTAAATATACATATGCTGCTAAAGGCGGTAGTCGGTTTTGCCTTATTTTGCATTGTATCAAGCTGTGTTTACATAATAAATGACTACATGGATCGTGAAGCGGATAGTCGGCATCCAGAAAAAAAGTATCGTCCCATTGCTTCGGGGAGATTAGACCCTATTAGAGCACTGGTATTTGGGAGTACCTTATTATGTTGCGCTCTTGGTATGGCCTACTTGTTAGATCCTTGGTTTAGCCTGCTGCTTTTTGGATATTTTATGATTAACGTAGCTTATTCGATTAAATTAAAACAGGTTGTAATTGTTGATATTATGGTAATTGCCTTTGGTTTTGTTTTGCGTGCCATTGGCGGAGGATTGGTAATCGATGTTTCCTTCACCCCTTGGTTTTTAATCTGTACTATGTTGCTAGCCTTGTTTTTAGCGATTAGCAAACGTAGGCATGAATTGTATTTGCTAAGCGAGAATAAGGGAGAGCACCGTAAAGTTTTAGAGCAATACTCTCCTGAATTGTTAAATCAATTAAATAGTATTGTTACTACTGCAGCCATTATGAGTTACTCTTTATTTACCTTTACATCAGGCCACACGATTCAATTGATGTGGACCATACCACTAGTTATGTATGGAATTTTCCGTTATTTATATTTAATACACATGAAGGGAAAAGGTGGCAGGCCAGAAAAAGTATTAGTAGAAGATGGTCATATTCTCGCTACCGTGTCGTTATTTGCTATTATGGTTGCTAGTATCTTATATTATTTTGAATAG
- a CDS encoding SMR family transporter, translating to MKDLLLILISVAIGAVGQIAFKFGAMQMVENPGITLLEKIKWPIVLGLFLYGISTIIWIMALKKVELSYAYPMVSLGYVFVFIASYFIFHEPINWLRIGGMLFILAGITLVAKS from the coding sequence ATGAAAGATTTGTTATTAATTCTTATATCAGTAGCCATAGGGGCAGTAGGACAAATTGCCTTTAAATTTGGTGCTATGCAAATGGTAGAAAACCCGGGTATCACCTTATTAGAAAAAATTAAATGGCCGATCGTTCTAGGCTTATTTTTATATGGTATTAGTACTATTATATGGATCATGGCATTGAAAAAAGTGGAGCTTAGTTATGCCTACCCTATGGTGAGTCTTGGCTACGTTTTTGTATTTATTGCGTCTTATTTTATTTTCCATGAGCCAATTAATTGGCTGCGAATTGGTGGTATGCTATTTATTTTGGCTGGCATTACTCTTGTTGCCAAGTCCTAA
- a CDS encoding divergent PAP2 family protein: protein MDYKYAVMPVFAWLVAGSVKFVVNYIRFRKEAVNLIGNGGFPSTHTTVISSTVFFIGFTEGIATPMFSLGLAVLMITMFDAMGIRRAVGKHASMINQYVTADSSKTLRERQGHTPIEILGGLSTGFLVAFLLHSI from the coding sequence TTGGATTATAAATATGCCGTAATGCCCGTTTTTGCCTGGTTGGTAGCAGGATCGGTAAAATTTGTAGTGAATTATATTCGTTTTCGCAAAGAGGCTGTCAACTTAATCGGTAATGGAGGATTTCCCAGTACCCATACAACAGTAATAAGTAGTACGGTATTTTTCATTGGTTTTACTGAGGGGATTGCTACGCCTATGTTTAGTCTAGGATTGGCAGTACTGATGATTACCATGTTTGATGCCATGGGAATTCGACGTGCGGTAGGTAAACATGCTAGTATGATCAATCAGTACGTCACGGCAGATTCTAGCAAAACATTAAGAGAACGGCAAGGTCATACACCTATCGAAATCTTGGGGGGCCTTAGTACAGGTTTTTTAGTAGCTTTTTTATTACATAGTATCTAA